TCACATGACTGAACTGCCTAAAGGTTCCATACGTTCAATGAAGAGACTGAGGTCCCTGAACGTGGAGCACAATTTCTACCATAACGTGCCACATGATGTTAGGAGCCTGTCCTCCCTTGAGATTCTGAATCTGAACGACAATCTAATCTCTGAGTTGAGCTGTGATGATTTCATCAACACAACACGACTCATTGAGCTTCATCTAAAAACCAACCGCATTGCCAAACTggtcaagtgtgtgtttgaaaaactTAATGAGCTGAAGGTTTTAGATCTGAGTCACAACATGCTACAGACATTTGGAAATTCCTTCAAAACAGGCGCATTGAAGCTTGAGTTCTTAGATTTGAGTGAAAACTCTGTACAACATCTTGAAAAAGGGGATTTTCAAGGTTTAATATccctaaaatatttaaatgtggtttCAGATGACATTGATAATACGGCCTTTAAGGGACTGAACAACCTGGAGACTCTTGTAATACATGTTCCCCTCAGCTTTAAGTATAACTTCACAGATCTACCAAAGTTGGAAAATCTTATAATCTACTTGAGTAATGTCAGTAGTTTGAAAAGTCTCAATACAAACAGCGTTGAAgctttctttaatttaaagtcattaaaatctTTCACAATGATCTGCAGCGGTCACCTCTGTGGCTTCGACTGTGACAAACTAACACAAACGCTCAGGGGCATGAACCATTTAGAGGACTTCACAGCTGACAATATATATAATTCTGCAGCACAAGTCGGCACATTGAGGTTTAACGTCCACCTTAAAAGACTAACAATCAGACAGACTGATCTGTCAGAGCTGGATCCTGAACTGTTTCACCCAATCCCCAATCTGGAGGTCCTTGATTTTTCTAGCTGTAAACTCAAGTCTTTGGATTTTCTGGTGAAGGCTCGCCCACCTGCACTAAGATTCTTAAACCTCAGCAATAATGAGCTCACAGTGATCAATGAGACGGTCTTCCAGTCTCTCCCTGCTCTAACATACCTGGACCTGGACAATAACCCGTTCACCTGTGACTGTTCTAACGCTGGATTTATCCAGTGGGTAATAGGCAACAACCAAACTCAGGTTGTCAACGCCCATCAGTACACCTGTTCCTCTCCTGGTGCTGAACAGGGCAGGAAGTTGCTGGACTTTGACGTCCAGTCCTGTTGGATGGATGTCGGCTTcctctgcttcatttccagCACCTGTCTGGTTGTTCTGACCCTCCTCTCATCCTTCATCTACCACTTTCTAAGATGGCAACTATCCTACGGCTTCTACCTCTTCCTGGCCTTCATCTAtgacagcaggaagaagaagaagggaactCCTCATCAGTTTGACGCCTTCGTCTCCTACAACGTTCACGACGAGGCCTGGGTTTACAGAGAGATGCTTCcagtgctggaggaggagcagggctGGAGACTCTGTCTGCACCACAGAGACTTCCAACCAGGTAAACCAGTTCTGTCTTTACgtctgtctcttcttttctgCTTGCTGCTTAAAATGAATTGATCCCATATCAACAACATCTTAGCAGCAATCTGCACTAGTATACAACAAATTTcccaccttaaaaaaaaacacaaacccgCTCTCAATAGAAAGATGACAACACTGATGAATACACTGTACTCAGTTTCTGATGGTCCTGGAAATACCTTGAACAgttaaaaaagtcaaacaacacTTTCTCAGTAGGCTCAGTTTTCTATGACCTGTTATCATTTAACTCGAACAGTTAACACCACTGGACCTTCGCAACACGTATGAGGTTGAGTTTAAGTCTATAAAAGGAAGACGTGCTGTTATCAGTTCCACAAAGTTATTTTGAGAAGTTTCTCACCCTCAGTCAGAACCAGAGCCGGCCTCCGTTTgtccattaataataaatgtttgtataaatgtgtaaagaTGATAAGTGATCTTTCATTTTAGTGAGGGTTTGGCTAAACACTGTTTAAGGTCTAGCAGCAATAAATGATGCAGCAGTCCTGTCTAAAGAGGTACTTCAGAGGACAACACGTCACGTCTGACATGCATTATTACTGACGTCTAGCTTATTCACTAAGACATGACAATAACTATTCTTCAAATAATCACTGCAGCATTCGGACGTGGTTGTGCACAGCTACTTGAAGCTAAAACAATAAACTCTGAGTACATCTGAACTGAAACTTTGCATTTTGGTGTATTTTATTGAAattctgatgtttgtgtttgttaaattcACCTTTATTTACTTTCCTTACTAAAGACTTTCATGGAGTTAAATTGTTCTCTGTGACTTGCAGATGTTCTGCACAGAATTCTTAGTGGTTTTGGAAACGCTCTATTTTTGTAGCTTATCGTTTTTAGTCTGGAGCCGATTTGTGCAGATTTCTTTCAACTGTATCTAGCTGCCTGATGGAACCAGTGTCAGCTCCAGTAGTTGTGGTAACTCCTGAATGCAGGTGTCAAACAAGAACTCTGTGAACATGGTCTTAAACCTCCAGGCTCCATATTTACTCACATACatactgttgtgtttacagGTGAACCCATGGAGAACATTACAGACACCATctacagcagcaggaagacCATCTGTGTGATAAGTCAGCACTTCCTGCAGAGCGAGTGGTGCTCCAGAGAGATCCAGATGGCCAGGTGGGGGTGCCAGCCTTCATGAtcctttctgtattttaatgatGGCTACACACAGATAGATTAAACGACCTCCCTGTGGTAACATCTAGCAGTGTGTCCTGCTCTTATGTCACAGTCCTCTCTCTTCTGGTctgtcctggtcctggtctgtCCTggtcctgtctgtcctgtgtgttgttACAGTTTCCATCTGTTTGACGAGCAGAAGGACGTGTTGATCCTCCTGTTTCTGGAGGAGATCCCGGACCAGCAGATGTCTCCGTACTACCGGATGAGGAAGCTGGTGAAGAGACG
Above is a genomic segment from Anabas testudineus chromosome 11, fAnaTes1.2, whole genome shotgun sequence containing:
- the LOC113155173 gene encoding toll-like receptor 13 isoform X2, whose protein sequence is MPPGGRSSLCFILRLLVLLPFLLQPSLAYSLKNCTIDYSDDPLDDVFVDCSSRELVTVPDDLPRHVTSVKLFHNLLKKIHRKDFGSLSKLRSLNLQDNYITHVDDGSFIHLGALTTLDIRSNRLTNLTANLFQGLSNLTVLVLSTNHIKVIHTSAFQFLSSLQTVMLGFNNLQQITDIQPILQLPHLQELSISYNLFTSFETKDLQLSKSSGLKVLDVSYNKLKKFSITTPIFPHLQSIDLSRCGQAGVLKWDIPDKSLLRNITHLYLGHTLIPYDEIQQVQQSLDSLMHLRLGYKKLINKRLLDTFCKIPTLRKLDLSSNKVASKKLVSCSQLSELDLSDTHMTELPKGSIRSMKRLRSLNVEHNFYHNVPHDVRSLSSLEILNLNDNLISELSCDDFINTTRLIELHLKTNRIAKLVKCVFEKLNELKVLDLSHNMLQTFGNSFKTGALKLEFLDLSENSVQHLEKGDFQGLISLKYLNVVSDDIDNTAFKGLNNLETLVIHVPLSFKYNFTDLPKLENLIIYLSNVSSLKSLNTNSVEAFFNLKSLKSFTMICSGHLCGFDCDKLTQTLRGMNHLEDFTADNIYNSAAQVGTLRFNVHLKRLTIRQTDLSELDPELFHPIPNLEVLDFSSCKLKSLDFLVKARPPALRFLNLSNNELTVINETVFQSLPALTYLDLDNNPFTCDCSNAGFIQWVIGNNQTQVVNAHQYTCSSPGAEQGRKLLDFDVQSCWMDVGFLCFISSTCLVVLTLLSSFIYHFLRWQLSYGFYLFLAFIYDSRKKKKGTPHQFDAFVSYNVHDEAWVYREMLPVLEEEQGWRLCLHHRDFQPGEPMENITDTIYSSRKTICVISQHFLQSEWCSREIQMASFRLFDEQKDVLILLFLEEIPTQQMSPYYRMRKLVKRRTYLSWPQAGQHTGVFWQNVQRALETGNTPDDTNLLSGPTDC
- the LOC113155173 gene encoding toll-like receptor 13 isoform X1, with the protein product MPPGGRSSLCFILRLLVLLPFLLQPSLAYSLKNCTIDYSDDPLDDVFVDCSSRELVTVPDDLPRHVTSVKLFHNLLKKIHRKDFGSLSKLRSLNLQDNYITHVDDGSFIHLGALTTLDIRSNRLTNLTANLFQGLSNLTVLVLSTNHIKVIHTSAFQFLSSLQTVMLGFNNLQQITDIQPILQLPHLQELSISYNLFTSFETKDLQLSKSSGLKVLDVSYNKLKKFSITTPIFPHLQSIDLSRCGQAGVLKWDIPDKSLLRNITHLYLGHTLIPYDEIQQVQQSLDSLMHLRLGYKKLINKRLLDTFCKIPTLRKLDLSSNKVASKKLVSCSQLSELDLSDTHMTELPKGSIRSMKRLRSLNVEHNFYHNVPHDVRSLSSLEILNLNDNLISELSCDDFINTTRLIELHLKTNRIAKLVKCVFEKLNELKVLDLSHNMLQTFGNSFKTGALKLEFLDLSENSVQHLEKGDFQGLISLKYLNVVSDDIDNTAFKGLNNLETLVIHVPLSFKYNFTDLPKLENLIIYLSNVSSLKSLNTNSVEAFFNLKSLKSFTMICSGHLCGFDCDKLTQTLRGMNHLEDFTADNIYNSAAQVGTLRFNVHLKRLTIRQTDLSELDPELFHPIPNLEVLDFSSCKLKSLDFLVKARPPALRFLNLSNNELTVINETVFQSLPALTYLDLDNNPFTCDCSNAGFIQWVIGNNQTQVVNAHQYTCSSPGAEQGRKLLDFDVQSCWMDVGFLCFISSTCLVVLTLLSSFIYHFLRWQLSYGFYLFLAFIYDSRKKKKGTPHQFDAFVSYNVHDEAWVYREMLPVLEEEQGWRLCLHHRDFQPGEPMENITDTIYSSRKTICVISQHFLQSEWCSREIQMASFHLFDEQKDVLILLFLEEIPDQQMSPYYRMRKLVKRRTYLSWPQAGQHTGVFWQNVRRALETGDDPTDNNLLTGPAQC
- the LOC113155173 gene encoding toll-like receptor 13 isoform X3, giving the protein MPPGGRSSLCFILRLLVLLPFLLQPSLAYSLKNCTIDYSDDPLDDVFVDCSSRELVTVPDDLPRHVTSVKLFHNLLKKIHRKDFGSLSKLRSLNLQDNYITHVDDGSFIHLGALTTLDIRSNRLTNLTANLFQGLSNLTVLVLSTNHIKVIHTSAFQFLSSLQTVMLGFNNLQQITDIQPILQLPHLQELSISYNLFTSFETKDLQLSKSSGLKVLDVSYNKLKKFSITTPIFPHLQSIDLSRCGQAGVLKWDIPDKSLLRNITHLYLGHTLIPYDEIQQVQQSLDSLMHLRLGYKKLINKRLLDTFCKIPTLRKLDLSSNKVASKKLVSCSQLSELDLSDTHMTELPKGSIRSMKRLRSLNVEHNFYHNVPHDVRSLSSLEILNLNDNLISELSCDDFINTTRLIELHLKTNRIAKLVKCVFEKLNELKVLDLSHNMLQTFGNSFKTGALKLEFLDLSENSVQHLEKGDFQGLISLKYLNVVSDDIDNTAFKGLNNLETLVIHVPLSFKYNFTDLPKLENLIIYLSNVSSLKSLNTNSVEAFFNLKSLKSFTMICSGHLCGFDCDKLTQTLRGMNHLEDFTADNIYNSAAQVGTLRFNVHLKRLTIRQTDLSELDPELFHPIPNLEVLDFSSCKLKSLDFLVKARPPALRFLNLSNNELTVINETVFQSLPALTYLDLDNNPFTCDCSNAGFIQWVIGNNQTQVVNAHQYTCSSPGAEQGRKLLDFDVQSCWMDVGFLCFISSTCLVVLTLLSSFIYHFLRWQLSYGFYLFLAFIYDSRKKKKGTPHQFDAFVSYNVHDEAWVYREMLPVLEEEQGWRLCLHHRDFQPGEPMENITDTIYSSRKTICVISQHFLQSEWCSREIQMARRTC